In Miscanthus floridulus cultivar M001 chromosome 19, ASM1932011v1, whole genome shotgun sequence, the DNA window ATGGGAAACCAGGCTCTGGTAATAACATTCCGTGTGATGCTGCTGTCGTGTGCCATCTcaccgcgcggtggcggtggcgcgggGCGACCGGACTGGCCAGAACGGCCGCTTCCGCGGCGGCAACGGCCTCCTTCTCCGAGCTCAGCATGTTCCACATCACCTGCACGTCCTGGTACCCGCAGGTCTGCACGTCCTGGTGAAGGCTCAGGATGCCACACTCTGCATTGGTCCAATTCGGAAACATGGGGAGGAAAAGATTAATTACTGCTTACTTTTTTACTACTCAATTAAAATTTCAGTTAAAGCAGCAGATTCCGGTGAGTGAAGATAAAGATCAAATGATGAACCACGAGAATCACAAGGATCGCAAAGGAGATTGGGTGGTCCAAGGCCTAATTGTCTGCATATCCCCACTCCCAACGGGCGGTTGCAAGCAAGAAAGATAGCGTGTCATGAATCTTGGTGTGCAGGGACCATTACCCATCGCTAAATGATTTGTTTGTTTCTTGtgatcttttctttttctcctttgtCGTTTCAAGAAAGGAGGTAAAGCCTGTGTTCTACTGCAGTGAAACAATGCTAGCAATATGCCTAGATCTGCCGACATTGCAAACAGTTTTGTGTTCCTCGTCAAAAAGAATCGTCACTTCAACATACAGCAATTCGACGAAACGAGCTCCAATTTTTTATGGCATTGTGCGAATCCTAAATGTGCGTGGTTAGTAGCTGGCGTTCGCGCAGGAGATTCATGCCATGAACTACTCCTTGACTGCCGCTCCTGCTCTAAGCTTTTGCTCTCGAACGAACACGATTACGCTGCCGACTGCCGTGCAGAGCAGAGGTACTGAGGAGGAGCTAGAAGTAGAGAGCACGGTCTGCTTACTTACCGCCCTTGCggacgcgcgcgcgcgcggcggcgacggcgagccaGGCGCGGCACACGGGCGCGACCACCCTCGCGCGCCACCACGCCATGACGCGAGTCCCgatctgctgctgctgtcgccgcCTGCCTGCCGGCTGCCGCGCGTCACCGCTGCCGCCGGACCCGCCGACGCACGGCTCGGCTGGCCGCCGGGGCCGACCGCCCAGCCTTGCCGTGGTTGAGGCCTGCCGTCGCAGGCTCGCGAGGAGCCTGCCGCTAACCGATCTCTCCCAGAGAGAGAGAGTACTCCCTTGCCCCGCCTGCCAGTAGAGCGTTTTATGGGTTCGTCTTCCTAAAGCCTGGCTTACATTTTAAGTCAGGGCAGCATAAGGAGTCTTtggtttagttatttttagtaacTCTAGAGTTATTAGAAAGGACGAAAGTCCTTTTAGTAGTTTTTAATTATAGTGTTTGGTTAAAAATTATTaaaatgactaaaagctactaaatttagtagctactaggcgaaccaaacaggccctaagacaTGCTCAGCAATGCAACTTTAGGTTGTTTGGTTGGTCTTGGCTATGATGATAGACTCACCTTGCATAAGAATGGAGGTGAACTTGCCACCATTCACCAGCAGCAGCACCATGTCCGACGAGCAATGAATCCACACAATCTCCACCGCGACCATGCCAGTCGCCTCCGATGGCCGTCCGGCGCGAGCCTCACATCATCAAGCTTCACGGTTCCAACCCACCCCTCCT includes these proteins:
- the LOC136529350 gene encoding uncharacterized protein, with amino-acid sequence MAWWRARVVAPVCRAWLAVAAARARVRKGECGILSLHQDVQTCGYQDVQVMWNMLSSEKEAVAAAEAAVLASPVAPRHRHRAVRWHTTAASHGMLLPEPGFP